Proteins found in one Pempheris klunzingeri isolate RE-2024b chromosome 6, fPemKlu1.hap1, whole genome shotgun sequence genomic segment:
- the LOC139202417 gene encoding vitellogenin-1-like isoform X3: MRAVVLALTLALVAGQHHNLAPEFAADKTYMYKYEALLLGGLPDEGLAKAGLKVSSKVLISAEAQNIYILKLVEPELFEYSGIWPKDPLIPATKLTSAMAAQLMTPIKFEYANGVVGKMFAPEGVSTMVLNIYRGILNVLQLNIKKTQNVYELQEAGAQGVCKTLYAITEDEKADRILLTKTRDLNHCQEKIVKDMGLAYTEKCVKCQQDSKNLRGTTGYNYILKPVANGVLILEATVNELIQFSPFTEMNGAAQMQTKQSLVFLDIQRAPIEPIQAQYLHRGTLKYEFSTELLQTPIQIIKINNVQAQIVEVLNHLVTNNVERVHEDAPLKFLEFIQLLREARFEDLEMLWSQYRTRPAFRQWILDAIPAIGTPAALRFIKEKFSTDDLTVAEAAQALIASVQMVTADTESIKLLETLAVNNKIVKSPILREIVLLGHGTMISKYCFERPVCPAELLRPIQELLAEAIAKDETQEISLLLRVLGNAGHPSSIKPITKVLPIHGTAAASLPMRIHGDAIMALRNIAKKEPRVIQELALQLYMDKALHPELRMLACIVLFETRPPIGLITTLANIVKTEQNLQVASFTYSHMKSLTRSTAAIHASVAAACNVAIKILSPRLDRLSLRFSKAIHVDIYDSPLMLGAAATAFYINDAATILPRSIVAKTSAYLAGAAADVLEVGVRTEGLQEALLKNPALIDSADRITKMKRVIKALSDLRSLPVNTPLASIYVKFFGQEIAFANIDKALIEQAIALATGPSVQTFGKDAIKALLSGASFHIVKPLLATEMRRILPTAAGLPMELSLYTAAVAAAAAQVKATTTPALPENFHVAHLLKTDIQLETEIRPSIAVNTFAVMGVNTAIIQAALLSRAKLNSIMPAKIIASLDITEGNFKIEVLPVSVPEHIAAMHVETVAVVRNIEDLPAEKITPIIPAKILKSISREILTSKIVSSASQSSEIIHQDVEADRPIKKPKVAQNNKKFCAKAVAIGLKGCLKVTTDNAAFIRDIALYKLAGKHSVALSIKPIEGEVIERLEMEIQVGPKAAEKLIKQINLSEEEEMVEGRPVLMKLKKILAPGRQNASLSSSSSSSSSSRSSLSSRDSSASSSSSSRVSSIDATAQAKRLRSSSSSSSSSSKRSSSRSVNRSSRSSSASSLASLFSASSSSSRSSARLSKQVIYRHKFQKNHKKEVFTSAALSKSRSSASSFEAIYRQNKFLGKEVAPVFAIIFRAVRADKKVEGYQLAVYLDKPTTRLQIILAALAADNNWKLCADGVLLSKHKVTAKITWGAECKQYDTMITAETGLAGPSPAARIRVAWNELPSAIKRYAKKVYDYIPSSTLAGLIQRKEENSSKQLSLTVVATSDKTLDLIWKTPLRTVYKLSLHLPIALPLDEIRGLTPFDDPVDRVHYYFAKAGATECSFVRDTLTTFNNRRYKNEMPLSCYQVLAQDCTDELKFMVLLKKDHIEQNHINVKIADIDIDLYPKNTDVVVKVNGMEIPINNLPYQHPTAKIQIRPKGEGISVYAPSHGLHEVYFDKNSWTVKVVDWMRGQTCGLCGKADGEVKQEYSAPNRHLTKNPTSYAHSWVLSAESCRDTTECRMKLESVQLEKQIKFHDQESKCYSVEPVLRCLPGCFPVKTTTVTVGFHCLPVESALNHPEVLSSTYDKSMDLRETAEAHLACSCTAQCA; encoded by the exons ATGAGAGCGGTTGTACTTGCTCTGACTCTGGCCCTTGTGG CTGGACAACATCATAACCTTG CTCCTGAGTTTGCGGCGGATAAGACTTACATGTACAAGTATGAGGCACTTCTCCTGGGAGGTCTGCCAGATGAAGGTTTGGCAAAAGCCGGCCTCAAAGTCAGCAGCAAAGTTCTCATCAGTGCTGAAGCCCAAAACATCTACATTCTGAAG CTTGTGGAGCCTGAGCTCTTCGAGTACAGTGGCATCTGGCCTAAGGATCCTTTAATCCCAGCAACCAAGCTGACTTCAGCAATGGCGGCACAGCTCATGACTCCCATCAAGTTTGAGTATGCCAATGGTGTTGTCGGAAAGATGTTCGCACCTGAAGGAGTCTCAACAATGGTGCTGAACATTTACAGAGGTATCCTGAATGTTCTTCAGCTCAACATCAAGAAGACACAGAACGTCTATGAGTTACAGGAG GCCGGTGCTCAGGGTGTTTGCAAGACCCTCTATGCCATCACTGAGGACGAAAAGGCTGATCGCATCCTTTTGACGAAGACAAGGGATCTGAACCACTGTCAGGAGAAGATCGTGAAGGATATGGGGTTGGCATACACTGAGAAATGTGTAAAGTGCCAGCAG GATTCAAAGAACCTGAGAGGAACTACAGGATACAACTACATCTTAAAGCCAGTTGCTAATGGCGTCCTGATCCTGGAGGCAACTGTAAATGAGCTGATCCAGTTCTCCCCTTTCACTGAGATGAATGGAGCTGCCCAGATGCAGACCAA GCAATCCTTGGTCTTCCTTGACATTCAGAGGGCCCCTATTGAGCCCATCCAGGCTCAGTATCTTCACCGTGGAACACTTAAGTATGAGTTTTCCACTGAGCTTCTTCAGACACCCATTCAGATCATCAAGATCAACAATGTACAGGCTCAG ATTGTGGAGGTTCTGAATCACCTTGTTACCAACAATGTGGAGAGAGTCCACGAGGATGCCCCTTTGAAGTTCTTGGAATTCATTCAGCTCCTCCGTGAAGCCCGCTTTGAAGATCTAGAAATGCTCTGGAGCCAGTACAGAACCAGACCTGCCTTCAG ACAGTGGATCTTGGATGCCATCCCTGCCATTGGAactcctgctgctctgagatTCATCAAAGAGAAATTCTCTACTGATGACTTGACTGTTGCTGAAGCAGCTCAGGCTTTGATTGCATCTGTTCAGATggtcacagcagacacagagtccaTCAAGCTGCTTGAG ACCCTGGCAGTCAACAACAAAATAGTGAAAAGCCCAATTCTGCGTGAGATTGTCCTCCTTGGTCATGGTACCATGATTTCAAAGTACTGTTTTGAGAGGCCTGTCTGCCCTGCTGAACTTTTAAGG CCCATCCAGGAACTCCTTGCAGAGGCTATCGCTAAAGACGAAACCCAGGAAATCAGCCTTCTCCTGAGGGTTTTGGGTAACGCTGGCCATCCTTCTAGCATTAAGCCGATCACAAAGGTCCTGCCCATACACGGCACTGCAGCTGCATCTCTGCCCATGAGAATCCATGGTGATGCCATCATGGCCTTGAGGAACATTGCAAAGAAGGAGCCCAGAGTG ATCCAGGAACTGGCTCTTCAGCTCTACATGGACAAGGCTCTTCACCCAGAGCTTCGTATGCTTGCATGCATCGTACTGTTTGAGACAAGGCCTCCAATTGGTTTGATCACAACTCTTGCCAACATTGTGAAGACAGAGCAGAATCTGCAGGTAGCAAGCTTCACTTATTCTCACATGAAGTCCCTGACCAGGAGCACTGCTGCAATCCATGCCTCAGT TGCTGCAGCTTGCAATGTCGCCATCAAAATCTTGAGCCCAAGGCTGGACAGACTGAGCTTACGTTTCAGCAAAGCCATTCACGTGGACATTTATGACA GTCCCTTGATGCTTggtgctgctgccactgctttCTACATCAATGATGCTGCCACCATTCTGCCCAGATCTATCGTGGCTAAGACCAGCGCCTACCTtgctggagcagctgctgatgtTCTGGAg GTTGGAGTAAGAACTGAGGGACTCCAGGAGGCTCTCCTGAAAAACCCTGCACTTATTGACAGTGCTGACAGGATCACCAAGATGAAGCGTGTCATCAAAGCT CTCTCTGACTTGAGGTCCCTGCCCGTCAACACGCCTCTGGCTTCCATCTATGTCAAATTCTTTGGACAAGAAATTGCTTTTGCCAACATCGACAAAGCCTTGATTGAGCAGGCCATTGCG CTCGCCACTGGTCCTTCTGTTCAGACATTTGGTAAGGATGCCATCAAGGCTCTGCTGTCTGGTGCTTCCTTCCACATTGTTAAGCCTCTGCTGGCCACCGAGATGAGGCGAATCCTTCCTACTGCTGCTGGTCTACCGATGGAGCTTAGTCTGtacactgctgctgtggctgccgCAGCTGCTCAGG tCAAGGCCACCACAACACCAGCTCTACCAGAAAACTTCCACGTGGCTCACCTTCTGAAGACAGACATCCAGCTTGAGACTGAGATCAGACCAAG CATTGCTGTGAACACATTTGCTGTGATGGGTGTAAACACTGCCATAATCCAGGCTGCCCTGCTATCAAGAGCTAAACTCAACTCCATAATGCCCGCCAAAATCATTGCAAGCCTTGACATCACTGAAGGCAATTTCAAGATCGAAGttctgcctgtgtctgtgcctgaaCACATTGCAGCTATGCA TGTGGAGACTGTTGCTGTGGTGAGAAACATTGAGGATCTCCCTGCTGAAAAAATCACTCCTATCATCCCAGCTAAAATCTTAAAGTCCATCTCAAGGGAGATTCTGACATCTAAGATTGTTTCATCTGCT TCACAATCCTCAGAGATTATTCACCAGGATGTGGAAGCTGACAGGCCCATTAAAAAACCCAAAGTGGCTCAGAATAACAAGAAGTTCTGTGCTAAAGCTGTTGCCATTGGACTGAAGGGCTGTTTAAAGGTTACCACTGACAACGCTGCTTTCATCAGGGACATTGCCTTGTACAAACTGGCTGGAAAGCACTCTGTTGCTCTTTCTATCAAACCAA TTGAAGGTGAAGTCATCGAGAGACTGGAAATGGAGATTCAAGTTGGACCAAAGGCCGCAGAGAAGCTCATAAAACAGATCAACCtgagtgaagaagaagaaatggttGAGGGAAGACCTGTCTTGATGAAACTCAAGAAAATCCTGGCTCCTGGTCGGCAGAATGCCAGcttatcttcctcctcctctagcTCCAGCAGCTCTCGCTCAAGCCTTAGCTCCAGGGACTCTTCTGCCTCTTCCAGCTCCTCATCTCGTGTCAGCAGCATTGATGCCACTGCTCAAGCCAAAAGACTTcgtagcagtagcagcagcagcagcagcagcagcaaacgcAGCTCCTCCAGATCTGTGAACAGGTCTTCCAGGTCTAGCTCTGCATCCAGCCTTGCATCACTCTTCAGTGCTAGCTCAAGTTCTTCTCGCTCCAGCGCTCGCCTTTCAAAG CAGGTAATTTATCGCCACAAGTTCCAGAAGAACCACAAGAAGGAGGTAT TCACCTCAGCAGCACTTTCCAAGAGCAGAAGCAGTGCTTCAAGCTTTGAGGCCATCTACAGACAG AACAAATTCCTCGGCAAGGAAGTTGCTCCTGTCTTTGCCATCATCTTCCGTGCTGTCAGAGCTGACAAGAAGGTGGAAGGATACCAACTGGCAGTCTACTTGGACAAACCTACCACCAGACTTCAGATTATTCTGGCTGCTTTGGCTGCAGATAACAACTGGAAGTTATGTGCTGATGGAGTTCTGCTTAGCAAGCACAAAGTCACC GCTAAAATCACCTGGGGAGCAGAATGCAAGCAGTACGACACCATGATCACAGCCGAGACCGGTCTTGCTGGTCCAAGCCCTGCAGCTCGCATCAGAGTGGCCTGGAACGAACTTCCTTCTGCCATTAAACGCTACGCAAAGAA GGTGTATGACTACATTCCTTCTTCCACGCTGGCTGGCTTGATTCAACGGAaggaagaaaacagcagcaagcAACTCTCCTTAACAGTGGTTGCCACATCTGACAAGACCCTTGACCTCATTTGGAAAACACCATTA CGTACTGTCTACAAGCTGTCTTTGCATCTTCCCATTGCTCTCCCACTTGATGAAATCAGAGGTCTCACCCCCTTCGATGACCCTGTTGATAGAGTCCACTACTACTTTGCCAAGGCTGGTGCAA CTGAATGCAGCTTTGTCAGAGATACGCTGACCACATTCAACAACAGGAGATATAAGAACGAGATGCCGTTGTCTTGCTACCAAGTTCTGGCACAGGACTGCACCGATGAGCTGAAATTCATGGTTCTGCTGAAGAAAGATCACATTGAACAGAACCATATCAATGTGAAGATTGCTGACAT TGATATTGACCTGTACCCGAAGAACACCGACGTGGTTGTGAAGGTCAATGGAATGGAAATACCCATCAACAACCTGCCGTACCAGCATCCCACAG ctAAAATCCAGATCAGGCCAAAGGGTGAAGGCATTTCTGTGTATGCTCCCAGCCATGGTCTTCATGAGGTCTACTTTGACAAGAACTCATGGACG GTTAAAGTTGTGGACTGGATGAGAGGACAGACTTGTGGACTTTGTGGAAAGGCTGATGGGGAAGTCAAACAGGAGTACAGCGCACCCAACAGACATCTGACCAAAAATCCAACCAGTTATGCTCATTCCTGGGTTCTGTCTGCTGAGAGCTGCAGGGACACCACTG AGTGCCGTATGAAGCTTGAATCTGTGCAGCTGGAGAAGCAGATCAAATTCCACGACCAGGAATCCAAATGCTACTCTGTTGAGCCTGTGCTGCGCTGCCTGCCCGGCTGCTTCCCTGTGAAGACCACCACCGTCACTGTTGGCTTCCACTGCCTGCCTGTTG AATCTGCCCTGAATCACCCAGAGGTTCTGAGCAGCACGTACGATAAGAGCATGGACCTGAGGGAAACGGCAGAGGCCCACCTagcctgcagctgcacagcTCAGTGTGCATAA
- the LOC139202417 gene encoding vitellogenin-like isoform X2, producing the protein MRAVVLALTLALVAGQHHNLAPEFAADKTYMYKYEALLLGGLPDEGLAKAGLKVSSKVLISAEAQNIYILKLVEPELFEYSGIWPKDPLIPATKLTSAMAAQLMTPIKFEYANGVVGKMFAPEGVSTMVLNIYRGILNVLQLNIKKTQNVYELQEAGAQGVCKTLYAITEDEKADRILLTKTRDLNHCQEKIVKDMGLAYTEKCVKCQQDSKNLRGTTGYNYILKPVANGVLILEATVNELIQFSPFTEMNGAAQMQTKQSLVFLDIQRAPIEPIQAQYLHRGTLKYEFSTELLQTPIQIIKINNVQAQIVEVLNHLVTNNVERVHEDAPLKFLEFIQLLREARFEDLEMLWSQYRTRPAFRQWILDAIPAIGTPAALRFIKEKFSTDDLTVAEAAQALIASVQMVTADTESIKLLETLAVNNKIVKSPILREIVLLGHGTMISKYCFERPVCPAELLRPIQELLAEAIAKDETQEISLLLRVLGNAGHPSSIKPITKVLPIHGTAAASLPMRIHGDAIMALRNIAKKEPRVIQELALQLYMDKALHPELRMLACIVLFETRPPIGLITTLANIVKTEQNLQVASFTYSHMKSLTRSTAAIHASVAAACNVAIKILSPRLDRLSLRFSKAIHVDIYDSPLMLGAAATAFYINDAATILPRSIVAKTSAYLAGAAADVLEVGVRTEGLQEALLKNPALIDSADRITKMKRVIKALSDLRSLPVNTPLASIYVKFFGQEIAFANIDKALIEQAIALATGPSVQTFGKDAIKALLSGASFHIVKPLLATEMRRILPTAAGLPMELSLYTAAVAAAAAQVKATTTPALPENFHVAHLLKTDIQLETEIRPSIAVNTFAVMGVNTAIIQAALLSRAKLNSIMPAKIIASLDITEGNFKIEVLPVSVPEHIAAMHVETVAVVRNIEDLPAEKITPIIPAKILKSISREILTSKIVSSAAASWSQSSEIIHQDVEADRPIKKPKVAQNNKKFCAKAVAIGLKGCLKVTTDNAAFIRDIALYKLAGKHSVALSIKPIEGEVIERLEMEIQVGPKAAEKLIKQINLSEEEEMVEGRPVLMKLKKILAPGRQNASLSSSSSSSSSSRSSLSSRDSSASSSSSSRVSSIDATAQAKRLRSSSSSSSSSSKRSSSRSVNRSSRSSSASSLASLFSASSSSSRSSARLSKQVIYRHKFQKNHKKETITSKVTSAALSKSRSSASSFEAIYRQNKFLGKEVAPVFAIIFRAVRADKKVEGYQLAVYLDKPTTRLQIILAALAADNNWKLCADGVLLSKHKVTAKITWGAECKQYDTMITAETGLAGPSPAARIRVAWNELPSAIKRYAKKVYDYIPSSTLAGLIQRKEENSSKQLSLTVVATSDKTLDLIWKTPLRTVYKLSLHLPIALPLDEIRGLTPFDDPVDRVHYYFAKAGATECSFVRDTLTTFNNRRYKNEMPLSCYQVLAQDCTDELKFMVLLKKDHIEQNHINVKIADIDIDLYPKNTDVVVKVNGMEIPINNLPYQHPTAKIQIRPKGEGISVYAPSHGLHEVYFDKNSWTVKVVDWMRGQTCGLCGKADGEVKQEYSAPNRHLTKNPTSYAHSWVLSAESCRDTTECRMKLESVQLEKQIKFHDQESKCYSVEPVLRCLPGCFPVKTTTVTVGFHCLPVESALNHPEVLSSTYDKSMDLRETAEAHLACSCTAQCA; encoded by the exons ATGAGAGCGGTTGTACTTGCTCTGACTCTGGCCCTTGTGG CTGGACAACATCATAACCTTG CTCCTGAGTTTGCGGCGGATAAGACTTACATGTACAAGTATGAGGCACTTCTCCTGGGAGGTCTGCCAGATGAAGGTTTGGCAAAAGCCGGCCTCAAAGTCAGCAGCAAAGTTCTCATCAGTGCTGAAGCCCAAAACATCTACATTCTGAAG CTTGTGGAGCCTGAGCTCTTCGAGTACAGTGGCATCTGGCCTAAGGATCCTTTAATCCCAGCAACCAAGCTGACTTCAGCAATGGCGGCACAGCTCATGACTCCCATCAAGTTTGAGTATGCCAATGGTGTTGTCGGAAAGATGTTCGCACCTGAAGGAGTCTCAACAATGGTGCTGAACATTTACAGAGGTATCCTGAATGTTCTTCAGCTCAACATCAAGAAGACACAGAACGTCTATGAGTTACAGGAG GCCGGTGCTCAGGGTGTTTGCAAGACCCTCTATGCCATCACTGAGGACGAAAAGGCTGATCGCATCCTTTTGACGAAGACAAGGGATCTGAACCACTGTCAGGAGAAGATCGTGAAGGATATGGGGTTGGCATACACTGAGAAATGTGTAAAGTGCCAGCAG GATTCAAAGAACCTGAGAGGAACTACAGGATACAACTACATCTTAAAGCCAGTTGCTAATGGCGTCCTGATCCTGGAGGCAACTGTAAATGAGCTGATCCAGTTCTCCCCTTTCACTGAGATGAATGGAGCTGCCCAGATGCAGACCAA GCAATCCTTGGTCTTCCTTGACATTCAGAGGGCCCCTATTGAGCCCATCCAGGCTCAGTATCTTCACCGTGGAACACTTAAGTATGAGTTTTCCACTGAGCTTCTTCAGACACCCATTCAGATCATCAAGATCAACAATGTACAGGCTCAG ATTGTGGAGGTTCTGAATCACCTTGTTACCAACAATGTGGAGAGAGTCCACGAGGATGCCCCTTTGAAGTTCTTGGAATTCATTCAGCTCCTCCGTGAAGCCCGCTTTGAAGATCTAGAAATGCTCTGGAGCCAGTACAGAACCAGACCTGCCTTCAG ACAGTGGATCTTGGATGCCATCCCTGCCATTGGAactcctgctgctctgagatTCATCAAAGAGAAATTCTCTACTGATGACTTGACTGTTGCTGAAGCAGCTCAGGCTTTGATTGCATCTGTTCAGATggtcacagcagacacagagtccaTCAAGCTGCTTGAG ACCCTGGCAGTCAACAACAAAATAGTGAAAAGCCCAATTCTGCGTGAGATTGTCCTCCTTGGTCATGGTACCATGATTTCAAAGTACTGTTTTGAGAGGCCTGTCTGCCCTGCTGAACTTTTAAGG CCCATCCAGGAACTCCTTGCAGAGGCTATCGCTAAAGACGAAACCCAGGAAATCAGCCTTCTCCTGAGGGTTTTGGGTAACGCTGGCCATCCTTCTAGCATTAAGCCGATCACAAAGGTCCTGCCCATACACGGCACTGCAGCTGCATCTCTGCCCATGAGAATCCATGGTGATGCCATCATGGCCTTGAGGAACATTGCAAAGAAGGAGCCCAGAGTG ATCCAGGAACTGGCTCTTCAGCTCTACATGGACAAGGCTCTTCACCCAGAGCTTCGTATGCTTGCATGCATCGTACTGTTTGAGACAAGGCCTCCAATTGGTTTGATCACAACTCTTGCCAACATTGTGAAGACAGAGCAGAATCTGCAGGTAGCAAGCTTCACTTATTCTCACATGAAGTCCCTGACCAGGAGCACTGCTGCAATCCATGCCTCAGT TGCTGCAGCTTGCAATGTCGCCATCAAAATCTTGAGCCCAAGGCTGGACAGACTGAGCTTACGTTTCAGCAAAGCCATTCACGTGGACATTTATGACA GTCCCTTGATGCTTggtgctgctgccactgctttCTACATCAATGATGCTGCCACCATTCTGCCCAGATCTATCGTGGCTAAGACCAGCGCCTACCTtgctggagcagctgctgatgtTCTGGAg GTTGGAGTAAGAACTGAGGGACTCCAGGAGGCTCTCCTGAAAAACCCTGCACTTATTGACAGTGCTGACAGGATCACCAAGATGAAGCGTGTCATCAAAGCT CTCTCTGACTTGAGGTCCCTGCCCGTCAACACGCCTCTGGCTTCCATCTATGTCAAATTCTTTGGACAAGAAATTGCTTTTGCCAACATCGACAAAGCCTTGATTGAGCAGGCCATTGCG CTCGCCACTGGTCCTTCTGTTCAGACATTTGGTAAGGATGCCATCAAGGCTCTGCTGTCTGGTGCTTCCTTCCACATTGTTAAGCCTCTGCTGGCCACCGAGATGAGGCGAATCCTTCCTACTGCTGCTGGTCTACCGATGGAGCTTAGTCTGtacactgctgctgtggctgccgCAGCTGCTCAGG tCAAGGCCACCACAACACCAGCTCTACCAGAAAACTTCCACGTGGCTCACCTTCTGAAGACAGACATCCAGCTTGAGACTGAGATCAGACCAAG CATTGCTGTGAACACATTTGCTGTGATGGGTGTAAACACTGCCATAATCCAGGCTGCCCTGCTATCAAGAGCTAAACTCAACTCCATAATGCCCGCCAAAATCATTGCAAGCCTTGACATCACTGAAGGCAATTTCAAGATCGAAGttctgcctgtgtctgtgcctgaaCACATTGCAGCTATGCA TGTGGAGACTGTTGCTGTGGTGAGAAACATTGAGGATCTCCCTGCTGAAAAAATCACTCCTATCATCCCAGCTAAAATCTTAAAGTCCATCTCAAGGGAGATTCTGACATCTAAGATTGTTTCATCTGCTGCCGCTAGTTGG TCACAATCCTCAGAGATTATTCACCAGGATGTGGAAGCTGACAGGCCCATTAAAAAACCCAAAGTGGCTCAGAATAACAAGAAGTTCTGTGCTAAAGCTGTTGCCATTGGACTGAAGGGCTGTTTAAAGGTTACCACTGACAACGCTGCTTTCATCAGGGACATTGCCTTGTACAAACTGGCTGGAAAGCACTCTGTTGCTCTTTCTATCAAACCAA TTGAAGGTGAAGTCATCGAGAGACTGGAAATGGAGATTCAAGTTGGACCAAAGGCCGCAGAGAAGCTCATAAAACAGATCAACCtgagtgaagaagaagaaatggttGAGGGAAGACCTGTCTTGATGAAACTCAAGAAAATCCTGGCTCCTGGTCGGCAGAATGCCAGcttatcttcctcctcctctagcTCCAGCAGCTCTCGCTCAAGCCTTAGCTCCAGGGACTCTTCTGCCTCTTCCAGCTCCTCATCTCGTGTCAGCAGCATTGATGCCACTGCTCAAGCCAAAAGACTTcgtagcagtagcagcagcagcagcagcagcagcaaacgcAGCTCCTCCAGATCTGTGAACAGGTCTTCCAGGTCTAGCTCTGCATCCAGCCTTGCATCACTCTTCAGTGCTAGCTCAAGTTCTTCTCGCTCCAGCGCTCGCCTTTCAAAG CAGGTAATTTATCGCCACAAGTTCCAGAAGAACCACAAGAAGGAG ACTATCACCTCTAAAGTCACCTCAGCAGCACTTTCCAAGAGCAGAAGCAGTGCTTCAAGCTTTGAGGCCATCTACAGACAG AACAAATTCCTCGGCAAGGAAGTTGCTCCTGTCTTTGCCATCATCTTCCGTGCTGTCAGAGCTGACAAGAAGGTGGAAGGATACCAACTGGCAGTCTACTTGGACAAACCTACCACCAGACTTCAGATTATTCTGGCTGCTTTGGCTGCAGATAACAACTGGAAGTTATGTGCTGATGGAGTTCTGCTTAGCAAGCACAAAGTCACC GCTAAAATCACCTGGGGAGCAGAATGCAAGCAGTACGACACCATGATCACAGCCGAGACCGGTCTTGCTGGTCCAAGCCCTGCAGCTCGCATCAGAGTGGCCTGGAACGAACTTCCTTCTGCCATTAAACGCTACGCAAAGAA GGTGTATGACTACATTCCTTCTTCCACGCTGGCTGGCTTGATTCAACGGAaggaagaaaacagcagcaagcAACTCTCCTTAACAGTGGTTGCCACATCTGACAAGACCCTTGACCTCATTTGGAAAACACCATTA CGTACTGTCTACAAGCTGTCTTTGCATCTTCCCATTGCTCTCCCACTTGATGAAATCAGAGGTCTCACCCCCTTCGATGACCCTGTTGATAGAGTCCACTACTACTTTGCCAAGGCTGGTGCAA CTGAATGCAGCTTTGTCAGAGATACGCTGACCACATTCAACAACAGGAGATATAAGAACGAGATGCCGTTGTCTTGCTACCAAGTTCTGGCACAGGACTGCACCGATGAGCTGAAATTCATGGTTCTGCTGAAGAAAGATCACATTGAACAGAACCATATCAATGTGAAGATTGCTGACAT TGATATTGACCTGTACCCGAAGAACACCGACGTGGTTGTGAAGGTCAATGGAATGGAAATACCCATCAACAACCTGCCGTACCAGCATCCCACAG ctAAAATCCAGATCAGGCCAAAGGGTGAAGGCATTTCTGTGTATGCTCCCAGCCATGGTCTTCATGAGGTCTACTTTGACAAGAACTCATGGACG GTTAAAGTTGTGGACTGGATGAGAGGACAGACTTGTGGACTTTGTGGAAAGGCTGATGGGGAAGTCAAACAGGAGTACAGCGCACCCAACAGACATCTGACCAAAAATCCAACCAGTTATGCTCATTCCTGGGTTCTGTCTGCTGAGAGCTGCAGGGACACCACTG AGTGCCGTATGAAGCTTGAATCTGTGCAGCTGGAGAAGCAGATCAAATTCCACGACCAGGAATCCAAATGCTACTCTGTTGAGCCTGTGCTGCGCTGCCTGCCCGGCTGCTTCCCTGTGAAGACCACCACCGTCACTGTTGGCTTCCACTGCCTGCCTGTTG AATCTGCCCTGAATCACCCAGAGGTTCTGAGCAGCACGTACGATAAGAGCATGGACCTGAGGGAAACGGCAGAGGCCCACCTagcctgcagctgcacagcTCAGTGTGCATAA